The sequence GAGAGCGGGGAGGTCCCCTGAAGCAGCATAAGGTCGTGGTTCGTGATAACGCCCCTGAGCACGCCGTCCCTGACTACAAGGACATGATGGATATTGTATTTGATCATCTTGAGCACTGCCTCAAAACAATAATCAGTAGCATCCACCCGTATGAGAGGCAGGCTCATGATATTCTTTACCCCATCAGTAATCGACCGGCCCTTTGCAACGACCTTTTCCCGCAGGTCACGGTCTGTAACAACCCCCCGGGGAAAATCGTTCTCATCGTAAATTACAAGAGAGCTCACCTTGTTCTGGCACATGACCTGGGCAGCCTCCTGTATGGTCGCGGTCTCCTTTACGGAAACGACATCCCTGATAGCAATGTCGCCGACCTGAGAAGTGAAGAGGATGCGGTCTGTGCCGCCATACATCATGCTCTTGTTATGCATTTCGCTGTATGTGCGGTCTATGTATTTGGTGAGGTGAGACTTAAGAAAGTATTCCGTAAAAACAGGCTGGCTGTTCATGATCTTCAGCGCAGTCTCTTTGTCGAGCAGGTAACAGATCGTATCGTCGACTGCCACGATATTCGCCCTGACCTTGTCCTTGCCGATGAGTGAGAGAAAACCAAAGGTATCACCCTCACCCCGGTAATCGATCACCACCTCTTCACCTTCCTCGGACGCGATAAAGACCTTGACCCCGCCCTTCTTAATAATCCTGAGATGTTCGCTGGCAGGTTCGTTCTGTTTCATGATGACCATACCCTTCGGGTAATAGTCCATTGAGACATTTTGGGCAATGATTTTCAGTGAAACCTCATCGATAAATTGAAAAGGCGGCACCTTGCCGAGGAACTCCATTATCTCTTCGTGTATCATCTATGGCAATCAGTGCAACTTGCATGCCTGTTAAGCGCATATGAGTGCAACTAAATGTTTTTAAATACTTTTTAAGGATATAGCAGATAAAGATAACGAACAAAAATAAAACAATACGCTACCAAAAGTATCATTACATTAATTAATTTTAATTATACTTTTAAATCAATTAGTTAAATGGCAATACTTAAATTACTTAATGTAACATAATTAATTACATACGGTGACCATCTCACTTTAATCGTTTAACATCAATAAGTTATATTATATTCACGGCAAAGCAATTGCCAATTAATTGAATTTGCCTGATAAGGCTGATTTTAGGATATTGTCAAACAATAAATATAGGGCAGAACTGGCATATACGCAGGAGGATACATTACAGAACAGAGAGATAAAAACTCCCGCTCTTGGGTAAATCAAACAGGGTGAGCAAAATGCGATATGGCTTTGAGCTGCAGCAAATACATAGCGGCGAGGCAGTAGTCAGGAAGAGAGTTGTCGAAATAAAGAGGGGGTACGGAAAACCGGACCCCCTCTTTATTTCGATCGTTTGTCTAGTAATTCAGTATTACTTTGCTACGGTAGCCAACCACGTATTCGCGCCCATATCATTTACGGTAGGTGAAAGCTTGTAGGTAACAACCTCTTTTTTCACACTGCCGTCAGCAGCAGTGACGGAATACTCGACCTTGATCGGCCACTCGCCTGTTGACAGCTTTGCGCCCTTCTCTAAAATCACGATGGGCAACTTCAGTGTTGCACCTTTCAGATCAGCTTCAACCGTTGCCTGAATAACCTTGATAGCATCTTCCTCTTTGGGCCCTTCCTGTTTCGCACAGCCAAACAGGGTAAAAGCAAAAACCGTTACAACCAAGAGCATCAATACTGCATACATTCTGTTTCTCATATCCGACTCCTTCTATTGGATTAATAAAATTTCAAACTCTTAATAATAGTATAATTAATTATTATTTGTCAAAAAGGGTCAGACAGAAAGGAAAAGAACGACTTATGCTGCGGAAGGGCAAAAAAACCGCCTCTACTTTCTGGATATTTCCCAGCGCTTTCTTTTTTCCCAAAGCGATTTCCTGGTTATTCCAAGCATAGAGGCAAGCTCCTGCTCATTATGCCTGCTCTGGTACACCGTTATAAATTCTTTCGTGTAATCTTCAATGGAGAGAGCCTTGTCGAGGGAACTCAAGATAAAATGATGGACATTTTTTACGCTCTCAGGCAGGTGCTCAGCGAGAAGTGCAGGCCCATCGGTGATCAGGACCGCCCTTTCGATGATATTCTGCAGCTCGCGAACATTGCCCGGCCAGTGATATTCAACGAGAATCTTTGCAGCAGCATCGTCGATCCTGCGCACTTCCCTCCCAATTTCCTGGGCATATTTTTCTAAAAAGTGGCGGGCCAGGACAAGAATATCATCTTTCCGCTCCCTCAGCGGAGGCAGTTCCAGTCTGATAACGTTGATCCGGTAGAAAAGGTCCTCCCGAAACGACCCCTCAGCAACCGTCTTTGCCAGATCGCGGTTTGTTGCGGTAATGAGTCTGATGTCGACTCTTTTGCTCTGAACACCGCCAAGCGGCCTGATCTCCCGGTCATCGATAACCCTCAGAAGCTTTGCCTGCAGCTGCTGACTAAGGTCTCCGATCTCATCCAGAAAGATCGTGCCGCCGTCAGCCTCTTCAAAAAGCCCCCGTTTATTCGATACCGCCCCGGTAAAAGCACCCTTCATATATCCAAAGAGTTCCGACTCAAGCAGGTTGTCAGGGATGGCACTGCAGTTGATAGGGATGAACGGTTTATCCTTGCGGGAACTGCTGTAATGGATCGACCGGGCGAACAGTTCTTTGCCGGTTCCGGTATCGCCTAACAGAAGGACATTGCTTTTCGCATCGGCAAGTTTTTTAATCTCTTCGATCAGGGATAAGACAGTCTTGCTCTGACCGATTATATGTTCGAAATCATACCGCTGCCCGATCTGTTTTTTAAGGATGACGTTTTCCGTTCTGAGCGCCCGCTCCCGCAGGGCATTTTTCGATATGCGTTTAATCTCTTCATGGATAATAGGCTTAATAATATAGTCATATGCCCCACCCCGTAAGGCTTCAACCGCAGTTTCAAGGGAAGCAAAGGCGGTCATGACGATGATCAGCTGCTCAGGGTTCTGCTCCCTGCAGCGCTTCAGCAGTTCGATACCGTCGATTCCGGGCAGAATAATATCGGTAATGATAAGATCATAGGAGCGGTCCTCGAGAAAGCCGAGCGCTGACTCGGCATCAGGAGCCGCCTCAACATCATAACCCTCACGGATAAAGACGCGTTTAAGAGACTCGCGAAGCGTTTCCTCGTCTTCAACAAGCAGCAGCCGCTCAGCCATTATTGATCACCAAACTCAGGACTAAGCCAGAAGACCGAGTTTTTTTGCAAGAAGCTTGGTTGTCGAAGCCTGTATCAGTATTGTCATCATAATTGCAATAAACGTGACAGAGGCGATCATCTCGGAGCCGGGGGCTTTCATGCCGACCAGCATGCCTGCAAGCGCAGCAGGTATGACTCCCGTTTCGCGCGTCCAGCACATAAAGAGCATCTCGTTCATGCTCCATTTCGCCCTTCTGTCAGGAACCGCGCAGAGAAAGACCGTCACCGGCCTTGCAATAAGCATGAATACCGTAATGACAACAGCTCCTCCTGCCAGATATTTGTTCATCAGGGCGAAGTTGACCTGGCTGCCAAGAAGGATAAAGATGAACATCCTCATGATAAACGCCGTGGTAAGGATGTATTCCTCCAGTTTCTCGTCCTCGCCCTCTTCAATCCTGAAACCGAAGGCATCCTTGTTCCCAAGAACAATGCCAAAGACAAAGACAGCCATAAAACCGCTGGCATGAAGACCGTCAGCACCGAGATAAGAACCGATGACTGCCATCAGGGTTACCACCGGCGCATATTCTTCAAGGAATGCATATTTCTCATGCGCAATAAGCCAGGCAGCAGCATAGCCGAGAATACCGCCGGTCAGAATGCCGAGGACCGATTCCTTGACGAGAGAAATCAGGGACCGCTGGAGCGAGAATTCCGAGGTACCCATGGCCACAGCAAGCACCGCAAACGTTACGATCGCGCCCATCGCGTCGTTAAAGGCAGACTCTGACATGACGGTCTGGGCCACACGATCTTTTATCTTTACCTGCTTGAAGATCGGGACCAGGGTTGCAGGGTCTGTTGAGGCAATGGTGGCGCCCAGAAGCAGTGCAACGATGACCGGTACGCCAAAGGCATAATATGCGGCAACCGCAGTTATGCCGCCGGTAATAATGACGCCGACCGTTGCAATCACGACAATCGTGATCCAGACCTCTTTCAGCACCCTGAGCCTCAGCGATGCACCCCCGTCAAAAAGGATGTAGCAGGAGCCGAAGATGAGGATGATCTGGTTCAGGACCGAATCGGCCTTGATGTCGATCACGCTGGTCATTTCAGGGCCAAGCACAATGCCGACCAGCAGAAAAATAACAATATCCGGCACTTTGATTTTCTGGGCAAGAAAACCACAGAATGCTCCAACGGCAAGAATAATACCGATTGACATAAGCGTCTGTTTTGCAATTTCAATTGTTGAAACTGGTTCCATCGTTACCCTCCTGGCAATACTATTTATCTATTTTTTTATGGGTCCACAGGAAGCGAGATGGTGATGCTTGTGCCCTCACCCTTCCTGCTCTTTACGTCAATCGTTCCGTTATGCTCCCTGATTATACCATAGCAGATACTGAGACCTAGGCCGGTCCCTCTGCCAAGTCGCTTTGTCGAAAAGAAGGGATCAAAGATCTTTTCCATGACAGACTCGTCTATACCATGGCCAGAATCCGAGATCACAATACCAATACATTTCCCTTCCGTCTTCATCTGAATCCGGAGCTTGCCGCCATCAGGCATGGCATCAAGGGCATTGATGATCAGGTTCATAAAGACCTGCTGTATCTGATCAGGATTGACTTTTATCAGCGGGACCGGTTCTATCTCCATGGACAGGTCTATGCCTCTGAAGCGATTATCATACCGCACAAGGTTCAATGTTCTGTCCAGTATCTCGCTGATACTGCTTGAAACCTTTTCCTTGGTAGAAATGCGGGCAAAATCCCCAAGGCTTCTCACGATCCTGGCGATCCGTTCGATATGGTTGTTAATGGTAGAGAGACTATCGCTGATAAATACGTCTTCGCTATGGGAATCTGCGGGAATGGACCTCAGTTCCTGCACCAAAGAGGATATGGAGGCAAGGGGGTTGCCGATCTCATGGGATATGCCGGCAGTCAGCTTGCCGATGCTGGCGAGCTTCAAGGCCTGCAGAAGTTGCTCCTCCATCTTTCTCTTTTCGGTAATATCCTCAAATATTACAACAAATCCTCCTGAAGGGTCAGTAAAGGGGTTAATGTCGATCTTGAAGAACTGCTGGGAAGGGGTCTGGAGCGTAACTTCCCTTT is a genomic window of Nitrospirota bacterium containing:
- a CDS encoding sigma-54-dependent Fis family transcriptional regulator, with translation MAERLLLVEDEETLRESLKRVFIREGYDVEAAPDAESALGFLEDRSYDLIITDIILPGIDGIELLKRCREQNPEQLIIVMTAFASLETAVEALRGGAYDYIIKPIIHEEIKRISKNALRERALRTENVILKKQIGQRYDFEHIIGQSKTVLSLIEEIKKLADAKSNVLLLGDTGTGKELFARSIHYSSSRKDKPFIPINCSAIPDNLLESELFGYMKGAFTGAVSNKRGLFEEADGGTIFLDEIGDLSQQLQAKLLRVIDDREIRPLGGVQSKRVDIRLITATNRDLAKTVAEGSFREDLFYRINVIRLELPPLRERKDDILVLARHFLEKYAQEIGREVRRIDDAAAKILVEYHWPGNVRELQNIIERAVLITDGPALLAEHLPESVKNVHHFILSSLDKALSIEDYTKEFITVYQSRHNEQELASMLGITRKSLWEKRKRWEISRK
- a CDS encoding sodium:proton antiporter, with the protein product MEPVSTIEIAKQTLMSIGIILAVGAFCGFLAQKIKVPDIVIFLLVGIVLGPEMTSVIDIKADSVLNQIILIFGSCYILFDGGASLRLRVLKEVWITIVVIATVGVIITGGITAVAAYYAFGVPVIVALLLGATIASTDPATLVPIFKQVKIKDRVAQTVMSESAFNDAMGAIVTFAVLAVAMGTSEFSLQRSLISLVKESVLGILTGGILGYAAAWLIAHEKYAFLEEYAPVVTLMAVIGSYLGADGLHASGFMAVFVFGIVLGNKDAFGFRIEEGEDEKLEEYILTTAFIMRMFIFILLGSQVNFALMNKYLAGGAVVITVFMLIARPVTVFLCAVPDRRAKWSMNEMLFMCWTRETGVIPAALAGMLVGMKAPGSEMIASVTFIAIMMTILIQASTTKLLAKKLGLLA